The Phycisphaerales bacterium AB-hyl4 nucleotide sequence CACGTTCGACGCCGAGCGATGCGCTGCATCCGATCATGCAAGTCAGCAGAATCGTCAGCGAAATGGATAGCAGCGTTCGACTCATGTCAGCAGGGCGTGGGAGGGAGCTTACAGCTTACAGCGGTGCGGCGCTACCGGTTCACCATGTCGCATGATTCTACTGTCATGTTGAGAGGTTTGGCGTAGCGAGGCGGGGCGTGCATACATCGGTCGCTCTGCGCGATCCGCCGTTCACCATGGCGGGGCGAAATACTCGCTACCGTAGACGATCACCCCGCCCATATGAGCGGTGGTGCCGACAAGAGCAACACCCACGAGCAGGCTGAATCGATAGGCCCACAACCATCGTCCACTGTTGCGTCGGCGCGCGAGTTCGGAGAGCATCGCCAGCACGACAAACCAGCCGACGACGGCCGTACCCAACCAGCGGTGGGCCGAAAGGCCGGCCACCGCTTCATCGTATTGCCACTGCCAGCCAGCGTTCAGCCAGCCCAAGAGGCCGGCAACCAACGCCCCAACCGCGCCCAGCCACAGGCAGTACCGTCCTGCGCTTGCCAATTGTGATCGGTCGGTCAGCCAGGCCAACCATTCCGCCAGCGCGGCAGCCGCGAGCAGCGCGATCGGAAAGTGTACCGTCTGGACGTGCAGTCGACCGAGCCAGTTGAGCCAGTCCGAGCCATCCGCCTCGCACCCCGGGAGACACGATGCCAGTGCCGCCACACCGAGCCACCGCCAGTGACCGCCGGACCAATCGAACTGTTGCGAACGTGCCATGCCGCCGCCTTTCACGGGCTTCCCCACGGTAGTGCCCGCTGCTCCGGCATTCGGACCTGGATGAACGCCACGTCTTCGCGCATGTGGCAGACATTGCACGCGTTCATCAGCCGTTCGTAACGCTGGTGAAACTGCTCGCCATCTTCAGCTTCAATTGCCTCGACGAGGGCGGGCAACTCGCGATTGAGAAACGGCTGCGCCGAAGCGCCGCGCCCCGGCCGACGCTTGATGCCCTTTTCGATGGCATCACCGATCTTCTCCGCGTGATACTTCGCCAACGGCCAGTTTGCCTCGTCGCCGGCGAAGTACAACTCGTTGTAGCGGTAGCCCACCTCGACCATCGCCGCGCTGAAGCCGCCGAACTGGTCGGCCAACTGGTCCAACTGTTCCTGCGTATCACCTTCCAACCATGTTTGCGATTCGCCAGCCGGAGCCGACTCATTCGCATTGTCGGCCCCGGCGTTCCCATCGCAGCCGACCAGCCAGGGCGACCCCGTCATCACAGCCAACATCCACAAATAAGCCAAACAACGTTTCATGATGAACACCCTCTCAATTGAGACATGAACGAGCTTGCAGCGGACAACGTGCCTGCTTCCAAACTTCATCGCGAATCGGGCAGTACGCCTTGCTCGCGAAGCCAGTCTTGCTCGTGCTCGGCTAACGCGTTGGCAAGCGTCTGGATCGTAGACCGATCGAGCGGTTTGTCTTGCGCCTTCGCAAAGCATTGATGCACTGGGTGGCCGTTGTCCGCCAGCCACGCGAGGTAGACCTGGCCGCTGTAAAACAAGGGCACATCCACCCACTCAGGCGAGGCATCATTCAGGTTGCCGTCGGTGTATTGGGCCGGGACGTCCGCATCTTCACCCAGACCGAGCGTCAGCGGCATCGACACGTAATGCCAGCGGGCCTGCGTCGCGTCGGCATGC carries:
- a CDS encoding DUF2231 domain-containing protein, which produces MARSQQFDWSGGHWRWLGVAALASCLPGCEADGSDWLNWLGRLHVQTVHFPIALLAAAALAEWLAWLTDRSQLASAGRYCLWLGAVGALVAGLLGWLNAGWQWQYDEAVAGLSAHRWLGTAVVGWFVVLAMLSELARRRNSGRWLWAYRFSLLVGVALVGTTAHMGGVIVYGSEYFAPPW
- a CDS encoding ethylbenzene dehydrogenase-related protein, which encodes EDTALPFDPDHAWEEGDVLPRRYLREPSGSRASLAADGRWIDGAWHVWITRELAAPDPRDSKALEHGQTYNVAFAVHADATQARWHYVSMPLTLGLGEDADVPAQYTDGNLNDASPEWVDVPLFYSGQVYLAWLADNGHPVHQCFAKAQDKPLDRSTIQTLANALAEHEQDWLREQGVLPDSR